tattattactattattattattattatttttattattattattattattattattattattattattattattattattattattataattattatttttattattattgtaatcACCATCATTGTTATCATCGTCAATATaagaatcattatcattatcattatcgaaatcattaccaatgtcattatcattatgaccattactattactaaaaatattattattattatcattattacaatcatagctattattactattactattactattattattacgataattattattattattacaattatagctataattacaattatagctataattacaattatagctataattactattattattattattattattattattattattattattattattattattattattattattattattattattattattattattattattattattattattattattattattgttatcacCAAAAGAATatatcaatttaaaattttctattatatttttaattaatgaataatTGAAACTAagtatttgatttttgaaatcttttaatttattatcattatcaatgatgttgttattatttaatattaataaggATTTTTGATATTCGTCCATTTCTATATTATCTTGGTTGTTATttgctattttttttagtatacCATTATCATGAGTAGTTAAAGATGTTATTGTAGTATTTATTAATGTATTATCTtcataaattgtttttaattgtctttcaatatcaatttcaacatttgAAACAATGTcatgaatttttttaaattctttctttaataaaatattattttcattatattgtaaatcaatttctttgaatttttcatttgattcttGTAAAATCCtatcaccattttcaatctttttaaCAATTCTTGGAAAAACATCTCCCTTGAAATTAGTTTCTATTGACGAAagatctttttttgatttaaaatatataattgaaTGACCTTGGTGAACACTAGCAATACATTCAAGGCAACATGGCATTGAAATACAATTAACACATAAAACTCTTATTTTTTCATGTGGATGTAAGgtacatttaatttttataaaactttCATCTTTGTCTctattatttatcattttattttgtaataattatttattaaaattaaaaaaaaaaaaaaatttgatattttagattattaaaatctaaaaaaaaaaaaatttattttaacatattattattttaaattccaaaaaaaaaagagtagaTCGACCAAAtatcaagatattttttttttttttttttttatattaatagttaaaaaaaaaaaaaaaaaaaaaaaaaaaaaaaaaaaaaaaaaaagcagaTAAGagtgttgaatttgaatttatttaaataatttatttaattatttatttttatataatttcaaaaatctatttacatttatgttcatattaaaatttatatatatatattattttttaaaaaaaaggtatttgaattgtttttttttttttttttttaagttgtgttatttttgttgtttttttttaaaaagctCTTGCAGTTGGTGAACCAACAATAccttcttttgattttaattttggagaagatgataatttcaaattatctttttcaatttgttgaTGAAGGGAATGTTGAGTTGAGATTTGTTTTGGAGAGAAATTTACTTTAATTGGATGAACATGATTGTTACAACTATAGTCAATATGAGTTGAATAGTCTCTTGATTTTGACAAGATTGATGGATCAGCTTGATATTCTAATAATGGTACGATTTGTTGAATATTTGTCCATTTGAATCTTAATTCATCGATTGATTTCAATGGTTTTCCTGGCAAATAAGAGTCAACATTGCTAAAGACGAATGTATCATAGGCATCATAAACACTATCACTAATGTAACCCaataaaccaccaccacttgaAATGACACTAAAGTCATGATCGACTTTCAATGTGAATTTAATATATGATCCACTTGGGAAATTGTGAATGAATCCTTTCAATTCTCTAGTTACTCTTTCCAAACCTCTCATTTTAAAGATTTCTCTAATTACCATGACCATCTCTTTAATATCTTTGGTTGATAATTGTTCTTTCTTTATAATGAAATCACCAGTCTTTCTTTTGAGTGAAATTGATGTAGTGtaaatattattcatttttttttattattttctttggttttagtttttttaaaaaaaaaaaattttaattcttggAATTTACTTTtgagggaaaaaaaaagagaaaaaaaaaaaaaagaaaaatatgttaataattattttattttaggtaatattagaaattatatttggaatttttattttaagaagaaaatataaaataaaaaaaaataaaaaaaaaactaaaagaattattaatagtaaataaaataattacattATATAtgtaatgttttttttttttttttcttttttttttttttttttttttttttttttttttattttattattatttaattaaactgCTATTGTTTCTACTGTTATTGTTAATAAAAGAttaagatataaaaaaattgtgtctgtataaaataaataataaaatgaaatgaaatgaaaaaaaaaaaaaaaaaaaagtcactTAAATAGAATTATTTGTTGCtgaggttttttttttttatttttttatttttttatttttttttttttactattttttattatttattttattatttttttaaatttaatgaaatgggtggaaatttaaaaataatgaaattgaattatattaCACACCAACACAATTTGCtttgtatttaataaaaaaaagaagggTTACAAAAATTTTAACTAATCAAATTAGGGTAATTGTGCCTTTTGGgggtatattttttttatttttttttttttatttattattttttttttttttttttttttttttttttagacaATACcacacaataataataattaaaaagttttgttttttgttttgttttgttttgtttttttttcccatGTGAAATTGTTATTAGCAATGTTTAAATATGAAAagataaaaacaaaaatattattactttttttatatatgtttttcaatttattgaatttatattgtaaaatatattaattatggtgtgtataaaaattattatatataagtGAGTGTGAATATTGTGAAACTATttactattttcattaaaaaaaaccccaTCCTTGTCATGTAAATTTAATCTTTAATTCCAATTAGTATacaaattgttgttgttgctttttttatattaatttttatatactatttttgtattttttgatatGATGACACATGTGATTTAATATGTAGTAGTATGGTAAAGTTTGAAATTTACTTTCACTACCTCCAATATGTTtggggtaaaaaaaaaaaaaaataaaaaattaaaaaaaaaaaaataaaaaataaaaaataaaaaaaaaataaaaattttactaCTATTTTaagatataatttaattattctgTGTtatgttgtttgttttttttttttttttttcatgaaTTGGTATGATGGTATAAAAATGGgaatatattgaaattttttaaaactaatcatgattatattattaagttttttttttaattgacatagaataaaaaaaaaatttaaaaaaaaagggacaTAACGGAATAGTtacaactattattatattggttataacatttttttttttttttttttattttatttttaaaatttatttaattttgattactttttttttttacctttgtgcaaaatatttttatttttaaattacaatatAAGAATGCCCGTATTTATCCTTTTTCTTTtccttgttttttttttcttttttttttatttttttttttttttttttttttaatttgaggttttttttttttttttttcaagatttcagtttttaaaaaaaaaaataaaaaaatataaaaaaattcctTATCAGGAATTTTTACTAATATAGaacaccaataaaaaaataataataataataataataaaacagaAATCCTATGACAAAAAAAATCGGAAAGGATGGTTTGGTGATACTATTACACCGttaatgtatttttttttttttttttttttttttttttttttttagatttataaaaaaaacatacaatgaaataaaatatataagaataaattaatagatgatcattaaataaaaaaaacattatatttaaaaaaataaaataaaataaaataaaataaaataaaataaaataaaataaaataaaataaaataaaataaacaaaataaaaataaaataaaataaaaaataagttaaaaaaaaaaaaaataataataattgaataaataaataaaagatggAATGAGATAAAATTTcctaacaaataaataattacctTTTTTCTGGTAAAAGATTTGGATGacaaataaaaactttttttttttttttttttatgaggagaaaaaagaaattttaaaaaaaaaaaaaaaaaaaataaaaataaaataaatattaaaattttgaaatttcccCATTCAATTTCGGAAATAAAAATCTAGAATAGTCTATTTGAAACGACAaccattttgattttaataggCATTTCGGCTTGAGTGGGGAAtaaaatttacttttttttttttttttttttttaaaaaaatattattttttttaaaaaaaaaaaaaaaaactaatcaCCAATCTTTTTGATTGTAAATTTAGAGAAAAATACCCTGACCTTCTTACAAACTTTTTTTGAGTTTTGAATTCATACCCATAAAAATTGTATTCATTGATTGAAAAGCCCAATAAtgatcattatttttttatttttaataattaaatttaatttttttttttttttttttttttttgcaacACACCACcacaaaaatagaaaaaaaaaaaaaaaaatttgataatagaaaaaaaattaaaaaatataaaaaaaaaataaaaaaaaaaaaaaaaaaaaatttaaaaatagaaatttgtaaattgaaatgataaatcatttCCTTTACGATTTTTATCACccaaaaatgaataaatgaTCAcccattattttattgtaaatTGTAGTTGGAGGAGttgttttatcttttttaaaaaatttttttttaatcgtagtatggaaaataaaaaatattacaaaacatttttaattttgaactTCATTAggaataatattattaatattattattatcatcattattattaatattgttattaccattattattattaatattattattaggttGCTCATTATTGtcattgttattgttattgttattgttattgttattgttattgttattgtcattattgtcattattattattattattattattattattattattattattattattattattattattattattattattattattattttgttgatcATTTGGTCTATATGTAGGAAGGAGAGAGGTTAACATTGTCGAAAAAAATAGTACAATTTCTGATAAAAAGTCTTGTGGTCTTTGTTGAGGTTCTGCTCTTGgttgttggttttgattattattattttcattgtttatattattatttatattatcattgtcattattatttatattattattattattattattattattattattattattattattattattattattattattattattattattattattatttggttgtggttgtgggtgttgattgttattattattattattattattattgttgttgttattattgtttggtCTTGGTAAAGGTgcaaaaaatatattatagcTGTTGTGGTAAAATAATGGTTGATTagtaaaaagaataataaatatatataaacgtaggttcaataaaaaaaaaaaaaaaaaaaccttacATATAATAAAGTGCAATGCAAACGCCAACAGTTATCATTCTTTCCATTGAACCACCTTGTAAAAACAATGCTAAAAAGATAAACTTTACAATATTTCTAAGATTAATTCTAAATACTCTGACTCTTGGTTGTGCTGCTGCTGGTGCTGCCACAGCTGGTGCTGCTTGAGGTTGAGCAGGTGCTGCTGCTGTTGGTTGTTGTCTtggctgttgttgttgctgctgttgatCTAATCTTTGTCTTATTTGTTGAAGAGCTTGAAATTCAGCTTGTAAATGTGCTCTGTGTTGTAAACTACCATGACGATGATGGTTCATTGGTTGTGGTCTTAAATTTATAAGTTCTTGAcgatttaattgttgttgtaaatataattgttgatttattctAAGACATTGGTCAGTTTTacttaatttttcttttgatgTATTTttcgatgatgatgatgctgaATCCCCATCTGATGAtgggaaataataaaatgattctGGTGAGTTTATAAAAGAGTTATTATttcttaataaaattatatccCTTTgtgtatttctttttttttttttttttttttttttttttttttttttaatataaatttgtaaattgttaataaaatataaagttttttttttttttttaaaaaataaataaataaataaataaaaaaaacttacattaAACTTAATAATCTATTTAATGTATTTTGATCTAAActttcaatatcaatatttaaatcatttaaaattaattttgaattttcttttttctttgatgAGTAACGTTGTAATTTGGTGAATTCTTGTTCTAAATATTTATGAGATTGTGAAAAGTGTTCTCTTAATTCGCTTAAATCTTTTTGATTCACATCATTTGAATCTTTATCGCTATCATTAATTGTATTGTTTTCATTTGCAAATGATTCTGCTATTGTTGTAGTttgtaatggtgatgataatacTGGTGATGAtgtagatgatgatgaagatgatgaaggtGAAGctgttgtagtagtagtagttgtagtagttgtagttgtattattattattattattattattattatttggtgataatgatggtgaagTTGAAGAAGTAGCAGTAGTATTAGTattagtagttgttgttggaaaattatcattaaatggATTTGGTATATTGAATGCATTTGAATATAAACcattattgctattgctgttaccattattattactatcactattatttattgtagcacttgttgaatttggtgataatgatggtgaagtatttgaatttgaatttacagTTAAAGAATTTGGAGGTGATGgtgaaattattttcttttttaaaattaaatgaattgtATGAACAGATGAAGAGGTTGGTCTTTGTTTAAATACTTGATCCAACACTTGTTCATCTTCTAACATTTTACCTGCGAATATAAGCTTTTGGTCTGATATCAATGGTTTCTTATCATGTTGTTTGTTAATTAtctcttttaattgatataCTGTACatgtattatttatatccAATGATAAATGCTCTTCATCtccaaataatacaattttaaCTTGAACCAACTCCTCGTTGcttgacatttttttttttttttgaatttattttaagtttttttttttttttttgtattttttttttggtattttttttatttatctcttttttatttatctcttttttatttattatctcttttttatttatctcttttttatattatctctttttaaaatttatctcttttcaaatcaatttttttttttttttaatttaaatttatgaagaaccaaaaaaaaaaaaaaaataataaaaaaaaaataaaaaaataaaaaatttttaaaaaaaaaaaaataaaaaaaaaaaaaatttgtgtgACGATGGtggtatctttttttttttattatccagaaatttttattatttccatttatGGATTTTTTAAGTAATCCAAATATGTGTttggttttatttgaatGATAACACTTTAATAAATCCTTGATCAGAAAATCaatctatttaaaaatgatatgtATTGCTttggtttttaataattttttttttttttaaggatTTTTGATCaagaaaaatattaaaaataaagaaataaaaaagcGCCAAACAAACTGagttagtttttttttttatgataaaatttattttttaaaatggatttggttaatttctttaattctatttatttatttatttatttttttttttatttttttttttctttttttttttcttaacatcacaatcacaaatatcataaattttttttctaatttttaattttttttttcttaatgatcataaaaaaaaaataaataaagaattttaaaaaaataatgatagcattatttttttttttttttttttttttttttttatgataacAATTTTCATAATGCAAAATAATCCAAACagaaataaaatagatattttttcatttaacttttcaattttgtttttttttttttttttttttaaattttatctcaaaaaattgattttttcaCTTATTTATGGCAAAGGGGCAGTTAAACGTCTAACGAAAAAGATttggaaatttattttttttttaatttttttttttttaatttgttttttttcaattttttttttcgagtTTTGTtagattcatttttttaaaattttttttttttttgttagaAAGTTAATCTCACAACtctaatatatatatataataaaatgaataagtTAACAATTTTATTCTTAATTTTGGCTTTAATTTCAGTCATTTATGCTCAACACAAATGTAagttattttcatttttttttttttgttactGTTTTggaattcctttttttttttttttttaccaagtGGTACGAAAAGAcggaaattaaaatttttttttttaaaaaaaaaaaaaaaatcagaaaAAAGATTTCGGTGTtaacatttatttaaataatggtttttttttattttcttttattttattttatcttaatttaaatcaatatagtcccatcatcatctgaagattcatcatcaaatgattcaaatagCCAAGTAACTGGTTCACAATCATACTCTGGTTCACAATCCGATTCAAACTCAGGATCAGAATCCCACACAATTAACACCGGTTCATCATATTCTGGTTCTGGTTCTGGTTCAAGTGGTATTTCAGGCGGTTGTAAGTATTCTTTAAATTCCTTAATaaggaaagaaaaaaaaaaaaaaaaaaaaagaattgtaGAAATTAaccaaattcattttaaaaaaaatagctGGTTCAGGTTCAGGTTCAGGTTCAGGCTCAGGTAGCGGTTCAGGTTCAGGTTCAGGTGCTGTCAGTGGTTCACAATCAGGTTCAGGTGCTGTCAGTGGTTCACAATCAGGTTCAGGTGCTGTTAGTGGTTCACAAtgtaattatattttgaattaaaattaaaaaataaagatatgtATTGactcaaattttttattttcttattttagCTGGTGTCCAAACTGGTTCACAATCAGGTGCTGGTAGTGCTTCAGGTGCTTTCACTGGTAACCCATGTAAGTAtactttaaatattttttaattttatttatatatatatatatatatatatatatatatatatatatatatacaccaagataaattaaaaagcaCATTGAAActaacaattaatttattattacttttattctCTCTTTAAATAGCTGGTTCTCAATCTCAAGAAATTAATACTGGTTCATCATacagtggtagtggtagtggtgccCCAACTGGTGCCGCTACTGGTTCAGGTTCAGGTTCAGGTTCATCAGGAACAGTTtactattaaataaattttaaattataacgAAATCATATTTTTCCAGTTTTCAAAACTTGGTCACGAAACAGTACTATTTCTTGacgattttttatttaattattgatgatacatttatagtttttataatttttttaaagaatttattatttaatttttaaagatataGTTTATATGATTTTGAATGATTTTTTCATTAACCATTCCTCCTTCATATGAGTTCATTGATTGTAATAATTCTTTAGTTTTCTTTGAAACACCAAATCCATGACCCAAGTTATAAACACCATTGAGTCTATCTAATGAATGGAATGTTTTGAACTTTATACATGATAGAATCTTTGATTGATTAATGATATTCTTCCATTGTTCATATTCAACCATTTCACATCCATATTGCTTTTCCAAGAATGAGaatgatgatttaattgatgaaacTTCACTATTTAAACTATagatatttaattgatttgaagATGATTTATTCCAACATTTTTCATTTCCAatcattttaattgtatttaaaCCTATCCAACCAATTGGTGATGTTAATAtgtttttatcaatatttggaTACTTTTTAACTGCATAACATGATTGAATAATTAGTTGGAAGAAATCAGAATCATGACCAATACCTGTTTCTTCATGTGAAAATATAATTGGTAGTCTAATTAACATTGATGGAATACCTCTTTTTGCTGCTTctctaaataaattttcaacaaCTACTTTACTTTTCATATAACCAcctggtaaattattaatattttcaattgttggtaTTACTGTTTCTTCATCAAATTCTTTACAATTTGGTGATTCAAAGAATACTGATATTGAACTAAATCCTACAATTGGTTTTTGATAATCACCAGTTGTTGAAAGTttaatcaattcaattaaacCACCAATATTTACAACTTTACTCTCTTCATAATTTGATGCCAAATTAATATCGGCACctgaattaattattaaattaatttggtttgaaacaaaaccaaaatctaattttgataatcctaataatggtgatgcTAAATTACCAACGATTACTTTAActtttgataattcaaattcattgtGAAAGTGATATAGTTTATGAtgtttcaaattattaattattgcaTTGATTGGATTTGGttctgattttttatttctaattaaACAATATACAACTGAACAGTTTGGTGATTTAATTAAGtttgataataaatgaaCACCTAAAAATCCTGTTGCACCAGTTAAAAATACTTTTGAGTCATTTCTAAAATCAATTGGATTCATTTTAATTGCTTGAATTGATTCATctaatttcatttcatttctCCAATATTCTAAACTTGGTGctgaatcttttttaataattttttttgattttcctttagtttcatttgaatctagttttttgatttgttctaaaataatttgaatatttactccaattgtattattttgtaattgttgaagTGTAATtacatttgatttattttctttatcaatgaaattctttaattgtacTGAAGTTAATGAATCTGCTCCATATTCACCTAAACGAATATCTGTGTTGATCTTTGATTGTTCAATTGATAAGAGTTCtgaaattttattcaaaaatttcatttggaTACTCTCTGAAATACTAATAttttcaccaccattattatcattatctttttccttgatagaatttaaaatgaaatctAATCTTTGGAAAGTTGATGTTTCTGATGCGAATTTCTTAATTGAATCATAGTTAAATTTActaacaattaaatttgaatatttatttgaattttgaagTTGTAAATCTAATGAAcctaaaattatatttgttGGAATTGGAATGAAACCTTGATCATCTAACATTTTTGAAACTGAATCATTTCTTGATACGAAACctgatgatttaattgttcCCCAATTTGTGCACGTTGATGGTAAACCAATTGATTTACGATATCTTGATAGTGAATCTAATACTAAATTTGCAGAAACATAAGTACATTGGTTGAATGAGCCAAATAATGATGCAATCGATGATGCCATaacaaattgttttaatttccaTGATTTCTCAATTGAGATTTCATGTAAATTAATTGCACCCATCGTTTTAGCATTATGTGAAATATCTAATGATTCAATATCGATTTCTTCTACTTCTTTAGTTACTTGAGTGAACGCGTAATGGAATATTGAATCAATGTTATCAATATTTGGattttctaataaaatttgattaattgattttctcatttcaattgaatcaccAACATCTACGATCTTGAAATGGAACTTGGTGTTATTATCCTTTCTTGATATTGTTTTATTGATTAATAGTTCTAACTCCcattttaatgatgattttgataaaatgataatgttttcaaatgattctgTTGGAGgtgaatatttaattaaccATTTTAAGATTTCTAAAATAATACCTGATTGACctgtaataattatatttttaccaattatattttttgtatCAATTTTGAaatcatattttaatattgtatGATTCTTTTCATTGTTATCTGATTCAATgagttgatttaataatccaTCACTACCGATACTACCATTTGAACAACTATGATCTAATACAATTTTACCAATATGTTTTCTTTGATTAATATATTCAATTGCTTCTTTGACATTTTCAATCTGGAATGTTGTTATCGGAATTAGTTTCACTTTGTTTTCATTTAAAGCATTTGAaatagattttaataatcttgAAACTACTCTTTTATTAATATGCATAAATTCGATATTATGATAACTCttgttaaatttgaaattgttgaaatttaaaaattcattgtTATTTAAATGGGTGATTGAGAGATCAATGATTTTACCTCTTTCTTTTAAACATAAAAAGTTTGAATGTGTAAATTCATTTGGTAatgtatttataattaaatctaCTCCGTTGAATTTACCAGTTGTACCAtaaagttgatttaattttgatttgatttcatttacatagtttttatttcttGATGAATAAATTCCAGTTATGAATGATCcataattatcaattaaatattgttctttatcttttgaaCCTACTGTGACGAAAATTGGTGATTTATGACCTTtccattttaatatttctaatGTTGCTAAACCAATACCACCTGTTGCTGAGTGAATTAAAATgacttcatcatcatcgatattaaaattaccaatGTTGAACATACCATGAAGACATGTTGAAAAAATGATTGGTAATGACGCTGCTTCAATATgactaatattatttggtttATGTGAAACATAAAGTACATCAGTTATAACATGAGATGCAGTTGCATCGTGTGATACACCAAAAACATTATCGCCTACTTTAAATtcacaatttttattttcatcagaTATTCTTGTGATAATACCTGAAAATTCGAGACCAAGTGGATTTTTAGATATTGATACATTTTCATCAATAACAACTAAACCacgataaattaaataatctttataattaatacCTGTTGCTAAAACTTTGACTTcaatttcattcttttttaatttctttggtTTTGATGCTAATTTATATTCTAAATTTGTTGAATCTAAGAGTGTcataaaatcattatcttcgaatgaatttgaattgaagtttgattttatattcttttcattctttaatatttcataataaattgaattatttctAATTATATATTCTCTTTGAATATggttatttgaattttcaatcaattgattaatgattttatttaataatgatgatatcgATAATTGATTATCAAAATCGATTGAATATAGATTTAAACTTGGAAATTCATTAAAGTATCTTGATGCACCtattattgatgatgataaatagTTTTTGATTTGTGAATCAATAGTAATTAATACATGTTTACATGTTAAACTATGTTTTAAAAGTTGttgattaatttcaatatattcCATTGTAATTTGTTTGAAATTATTCATTTCTAATTGTtccattgatttaataaagtaaattattgaatcatttgtTATTGAAGGTAATAGttgattaaattcattaatatttgatattgttgtttgtttgCGATTGGTatgattatttgaaattaatttcttaaaTTCATTTGTATATTTTGAATGTTTTTCacaataaatgataatattatcatttttattgtttggAACAACTGtta
This region of Dictyostelium discoideum AX4 chromosome 3 chromosome, whole genome shotgun sequence genomic DNA includes:
- a CDS encoding hypothetical protein (Similar to Dictyostelium discoideum (Slime mold). CIGB protein), giving the protein MINNRDKDESFIKIKCTLHPHEKIRVLCVNCISMPCCLECIASVHQGHSIIYFKSKKDLSSIETNFKGDVFPRIVKKIENGDRILQESNEKFKEIDLQYNENNILLKKEFKKIHDIVSNVEIDIERQLKTIYEDNTLINTTITSLTTHDNGILKKIANNNQDNIEMDEYQKSLLILNNNNIIDNDNKLKDFKNQILSFNYSLIKNIIENFKLIYSFGDNNNNNNNNNNNNNNNNNNNNNNNNNNNNNNNNNNNNNNNNSNYSYNCNYSYNCNYSYNCNNNNNYRNNNSNSNSNNSYDCNNDNNNNIFSNSNGHNDNDIGNDFDNDNDNDSYIDDDNNDGDYNNNKNNNYNNNNNNNNNNNNNNNNNNKNNNNNNSNNNNKLSNADLFGEDEENFGDEIFGKE